One genomic window of Sphingomonas sp. C3-2 includes the following:
- the mazG gene encoding nucleoside triphosphate pyrophosphohydrolase — protein sequence MAEAPPPEKMTSVVEPLVAIMARLRDPDTGCSWDVAQDFASIAPYTIEEAHEVADAIARGDMADLKDELGDLLLQVVFHARMAEEAGHFALGDVVQAICNKMTRRHPHIFDTAGQSLTGGRPGWEAIKAQERAEKEDKSALAGVALGLPALMRAEKLQKRASRAGFDWDDAAGPRAKIDEELAEVESAPDIDAMEEEMGDLLFSCVNWARHLSIDPEAALRRASRKFETRFRAMEDMVGEGFDALSMDEKEALWRAAKARL from the coding sequence ATGGCTGAAGCGCCACCCCCCGAAAAAATGACCTCTGTCGTCGAGCCGCTCGTTGCCATCATGGCACGACTGCGCGATCCCGACACGGGGTGTAGCTGGGATGTCGCACAAGATTTTGCGTCGATTGCACCCTACACGATCGAGGAAGCGCATGAGGTTGCCGATGCGATCGCGCGCGGCGACATGGCCGATCTGAAGGACGAGCTTGGAGACTTGCTGCTTCAGGTCGTCTTTCACGCGCGCATGGCCGAAGAGGCCGGGCATTTCGCGCTGGGGGACGTGGTTCAGGCGATCTGCAACAAGATGACGCGCCGCCACCCGCATATTTTCGACACTGCAGGGCAGAGCCTGACTGGCGGACGCCCGGGATGGGAAGCCATCAAGGCGCAGGAACGCGCGGAGAAAGAGGATAAGAGCGCGCTTGCGGGCGTGGCGCTTGGGCTCCCTGCGCTGATGCGTGCCGAAAAGCTCCAGAAACGCGCATCGCGCGCCGGGTTTGACTGGGATGACGCGGCCGGCCCCCGTGCCAAGATCGATGAAGAACTGGCCGAGGTGGAAAGCGCGCCTGACATCGACGCGATGGAGGAAGAAATGGGCGATCTGCTCTTTTCCTGCGTCAACTGGGCGCGGCATCTGAGCATCGATCCCGAAGCGGCCCTGAGGCGCGCCAGCCGCAAATTCGAGACGCGTTTTCGGGCGATGGAGGATATGGTCGGCGAGGGTTTCGATGCGCTGTCCATGGACGAGAAGGAAGCGCTCTGGCGCGCTGCCAAGGCGCGGCTATAG
- a CDS encoding DUF2093 domain-containing protein, whose translation MTSIPTPRRAVIHYDTPEYDIVEPGEFVSCAVTGQPIALEALVYWSVEAQEAYIGAEEAVQAWLKRHPPKK comes from the coding sequence ATGACAAGCATTCCGACGCCGCGCCGCGCGGTCATTCATTATGACACGCCCGAATATGACATTGTTGAACCGGGCGAGTTCGTCTCCTGCGCAGTAACCGGGCAGCCCATCGCGCTTGAGGCGCTGGTATATTGGAGCGTCGAGGCGCAAGAGGCCTATATCGGCGCGGAAGAGGCAGTGCAGGCATGGCTGAAGCGCCACCCCCCGAAAAAATGA
- the hflX gene encoding GTPase HflX, with protein sequence MSVFQRSDDDGLARGARAIVALPDTGRSRRDVDARLEEAAGLAEAIGIEVVEKLPFRVRQPKPATLFGSGQVEQLATAVQQDEAELVIVDSAVTPVQQRNLEDRLKAKVIDRTGLILEIFGERAATAEGRLQVELAHLDYQAGRLVRSWTHLERQRGGFGFLGGPGETQIEADRRMIRDRMAKLRRELAEVSRTRGLHRDRRKRAPWPVVGLVGYTNAGKSTLFNRLTGADVMAEDLLFATLDPTMRQISLPGVEKVILSDTVGFVSDLPTQLVAAFRATLEEVTAADLILHVRDIAHPDSEMQKTDVEEVLREIGIDISAEGSVPVLEAWNKIDLVSDELRTEIVGEAARRDDVAVLSAISGEGVEALRAMVAAHLTRRNQVRTIRLSPSDGAAIAWLHAHGDIVERVEEGAFIRFEVRMSDMDWGRFEARI encoded by the coding sequence ATGAGCGTTTTTCAGCGCAGTGACGATGATGGCCTGGCAAGAGGCGCGCGCGCGATCGTTGCGCTGCCCGATACTGGCCGTTCCCGGCGCGATGTCGATGCGCGGCTGGAAGAAGCTGCCGGCTTGGCCGAAGCGATTGGCATCGAGGTGGTTGAAAAATTGCCCTTTCGTGTGCGTCAGCCCAAGCCCGCCACGCTTTTTGGTAGCGGGCAGGTGGAGCAGCTTGCGACGGCGGTTCAGCAGGACGAAGCGGAACTGGTGATCGTCGATTCCGCAGTGACCCCGGTACAGCAGCGCAATCTCGAAGATCGCCTGAAGGCCAAGGTGATCGATCGGACCGGGCTTATCCTCGAAATTTTTGGCGAACGCGCGGCGACTGCCGAGGGACGACTCCAGGTTGAACTCGCGCATCTCGACTATCAGGCCGGGCGGCTCGTCCGCAGTTGGACCCACCTTGAGCGTCAGCGCGGCGGCTTCGGCTTTCTCGGCGGCCCTGGCGAAACCCAGATCGAGGCCGACCGGCGCATGATCCGCGACCGGATGGCAAAGCTGCGCCGCGAACTGGCTGAGGTGAGCCGTACGCGCGGTCTGCACCGTGATCGGCGCAAGCGTGCGCCCTGGCCGGTCGTTGGCTTGGTCGGTTACACTAATGCCGGCAAGTCGACGCTGTTCAACCGGTTGACCGGTGCCGACGTCATGGCGGAAGATCTGCTGTTCGCGACACTCGATCCGACGATGCGCCAGATCAGCCTGCCCGGTGTCGAAAAGGTCATCCTGTCCGATACGGTGGGCTTCGTCTCCGATCTGCCGACCCAGTTGGTCGCGGCGTTTCGTGCGACGTTGGAAGAGGTGACAGCGGCCGATCTGATCCTGCACGTCCGTGACATAGCGCATCCCGATAGCGAGATGCAGAAGACGGATGTCGAGGAGGTGCTCCGCGAAATAGGGATCGATATTTCCGCTGAAGGCAGCGTTCCCGTGCTGGAGGCGTGGAACAAGATCGATCTGGTTTCCGACGAGCTGCGTACCGAGATCGTCGGTGAAGCGGCTCGCCGCGATGATGTTGCCGTGCTATCGGCGATCAGCGGCGAGGGCGTCGAGGCCTTGCGCGCCATGGTGGCCGCGCATCTGACGCGTCGGAACCAGGTCCGCACAATCCGTCTGTCGCCCAGCGACGGTGCGGCCATTGCATGGCTGCACGCGCACGGCGATATTGTTGAGCGGGTGGAGGAGGGGGCCTTCATCCGATTTGAAGTTCGCATGTCCGATATGGACTGGGGACGTTTCGAGGCCCGTATATGA
- the hfq gene encoding RNA chaperone Hfq has protein sequence MPDKSNNKTNNLQDIFLNTLRKNKTPVTMFLVKGVKLQGIITWFDNFSVLLRRDGQSQLVYKHAISTVMPSTPIDLSPIEAAFDAGRGKSRSLQEVFLSAVHKSEDPVTMFLVNGVMLQGEIVAFDLFCMLLQRDGLSQLVYKHAISTVQPANPLNLAEETEDQD, from the coding sequence ATGCCAGATAAGAGCAATAATAAAACCAATAACTTGCAGGATATCTTTCTCAACACGCTCCGCAAGAACAAGACCCCGGTCACCATGTTTCTGGTCAAGGGCGTCAAGCTCCAGGGCATCATCACCTGGTTCGACAATTTCTCCGTGCTTCTCCGCCGCGACGGCCAGTCGCAGCTCGTATACAAGCATGCGATCTCCACGGTCATGCCGTCGACCCCAATCGACCTTTCGCCGATCGAAGCGGCATTCGATGCTGGGCGTGGCAAATCCCGTTCGCTGCAGGAAGTGTTCCTGAGCGCGGTGCACAAGTCGGAAGATCCTGTGACGATGTTCCTCGTGAACGGCGTGATGCTGCAGGGAGAGATCGTTGCATTCGATCTGTTCTGCATGCTGCTCCAGCGCGATGGTCTGTCGCAGCTTGTCTACAAGCACGCGATCTCGACCGTTCAGCCGGCCAATCCGCTGAATCTCGCCGAAGAAACCGAAGATCAGGATTGA
- a CDS encoding sigma-54 dependent transcriptional regulator — protein sequence MALEILIVDDEQDIRDLVSGVLEDEGYSARSAGHSDAALEAIADRRPSLVLLDVWLQGSKLDGLELLDEIKRRDPSLPVLVMSGHGNLDTAVAAIRRGAVDFIEKPFEAARLLHLVSRATETERLRQENASLRAQVGREEELTGNSAAINTVRATLKRVAATGSRVLITGPAGVGKEVAARLLHMWSNRASGPIVVVGAAMMSPERVEEELFGVEEGGELVRPGLLEQAHGGTLFLDEIADMPLTTQAKILRVLTDQSFTRVGGQRMVKVEVRVVSATSRDLPDEILAGRFREDLYYRLNVVPVHIPSLSERREDIPPLVEHFVARYASERRVRAPDVSMDAVAALQAYDWPGNVRQLRNVVERTIILAPGDRIGRIDLDMLPPEVLGGHSEGGVGTATSAIMGAPLREARETFEREYLRIQIRRFSGNISRTASFIGMERSALHRKLKLLGMADVKAEGDE from the coding sequence ATGGCGCTTGAAATTCTGATAGTCGACGACGAACAGGATATCCGCGATCTCGTATCGGGCGTTCTCGAGGATGAGGGCTACAGCGCCCGTAGCGCGGGGCACAGCGACGCTGCGCTCGAGGCGATTGCTGATCGCAGACCTTCACTCGTCCTTCTCGACGTATGGCTGCAGGGATCGAAACTGGACGGCCTGGAATTGCTTGACGAGATCAAGCGCCGTGACCCGTCTCTGCCGGTTCTGGTGATGTCGGGTCATGGCAATCTGGATACGGCCGTTGCCGCCATTCGCCGTGGCGCGGTGGATTTCATTGAAAAGCCGTTCGAGGCCGCACGGTTGCTGCACCTCGTCTCTCGTGCGACCGAGACTGAGCGTCTGCGTCAGGAAAATGCCTCGCTGCGCGCGCAGGTCGGCCGCGAAGAGGAGTTGACCGGCAATTCCGCCGCGATCAACACCGTTCGCGCAACGCTGAAGCGCGTGGCGGCGACAGGAAGCCGCGTGCTCATCACTGGGCCTGCCGGCGTGGGCAAGGAGGTTGCCGCCCGGCTGCTGCACATGTGGAGCAACCGGGCGAGCGGGCCGATTGTTGTAGTCGGCGCTGCGATGATGAGCCCCGAACGTGTCGAGGAGGAATTGTTCGGCGTGGAAGAGGGGGGCGAACTTGTCCGCCCCGGGCTGCTCGAACAGGCGCATGGCGGCACATTGTTCCTCGATGAGATCGCGGACATGCCGCTGACGACCCAAGCCAAGATCCTGCGGGTGTTGACCGATCAAAGCTTTACGCGTGTCGGCGGGCAGCGGATGGTGAAGGTGGAGGTGCGCGTCGTTTCCGCAACCTCGCGCGATCTGCCCGATGAGATCTTGGCTGGGCGTTTTCGCGAAGATCTGTATTACCGCCTGAACGTGGTGCCTGTGCATATTCCGTCGCTCTCTGAGCGGCGCGAGGATATTCCGCCGCTCGTTGAGCATTTTGTCGCGCGCTATGCCAGTGAACGACGCGTCCGGGCGCCTGATGTCTCAATGGATGCGGTTGCCGCGCTCCAAGCCTATGACTGGCCGGGCAATGTGCGCCAGCTGCGCAATGTGGTTGAGCGGACGATTATTCTGGCACCCGGGGACCGGATCGGCAGGATCGATCTCGACATGTTGCCTCCCGAGGTGCTGGGTGGGCACAGCGAGGGCGGTGTGGGTACGGCAACGTCGGCAATCATGGGCGCACCGCTGCGCGAAGCGCGCGAGACATTCGAGCGCGAATATCTCCGTATTCAGATCCGGCGTTTCTCTGGCAACATTTCGCGGACCGCGTCGTTTATCGGCATGGAGCGGTCGGCGCTTCACCGGAAGCTGAAATTGCTGGGCATGGCAGACGTCAAGGCTGAGGGGGACGAATGA
- a CDS encoding ATP-binding protein — protein MPWIEFGTFILALGVALASYFIVSGAPTTQRLLSPPLVALLLVGNLVPGIALLVLIGRRVAKKRAQRSVVGGGGRLHVRLVATFSLIAAVPMLLVVIFASLLFQYGVEFWFSDRARGMLENAAIVAQEYNDEYRTRVLNNTVAMGSDIVNYLDEAPIDTPLFQQGFAGQVYQRELSEAAIIVVTKGVGEQTLAMVDPYDRGDTLRIKPELLVRLRKGESSIVTDSGDRIEAVTRLGVKEEAYLWAARVVDPKMLAQSERAQTVSTDYRRLLERSRALQLQFNIALLAISLLIVGAAVWIALAVADRLVRPVGDLVDAAQRIAEGDLSARVPQPVSEDEIGRLANAFNRMAHTIDEQTSALDSRRAFIEAVLSSVTAGVISIDHAHKVRLINSSAAALLKSSVAGATGQALEELAPELDALAADEDRNEIVQINAGGDPRTLAVKVVRDEAGHVLTFDDITQQVLDQRRAAWADVARRIAHEIKNPLTPIQLAAERLQRRYGKQVEDDPSTFARLTETIIRQVSDLRRMVDEFSSFARMPKPVFRSESITDIARQALFLHEVAHPDTRFSLEQDADQMHMVCDRRQIGQALTNIVKNAVEAIEQKKENDPEFSDGKIVLSIATQNEGRQLTICIADNGIGLPQERDRLVEPYVTTRSRGTGLGLAIVKKIVEEHFGKMSFADNPGGGTVIEMTFDTEILSRVISDENAGLVASSDDAPLTKLTHKRSS, from the coding sequence ATGCCATGGATTGAATTTGGCACATTCATCCTGGCGTTGGGCGTTGCCCTGGCAAGCTATTTCATTGTTTCCGGCGCACCGACGACGCAGCGCTTGCTCTCACCGCCGCTGGTTGCGCTTTTGCTGGTCGGCAATCTGGTTCCGGGCATCGCGCTGCTGGTCCTGATCGGGCGGCGTGTTGCAAAGAAGCGCGCGCAGCGATCGGTGGTGGGCGGTGGTGGGCGGTTGCACGTCCGTCTGGTGGCGACCTTCTCGCTGATCGCAGCGGTGCCGATGTTGCTGGTCGTGATTTTCGCGTCGCTCTTGTTCCAATATGGCGTCGAATTCTGGTTTTCGGATCGCGCGCGCGGGATGCTCGAAAACGCAGCCATCGTCGCGCAGGAATATAATGACGAATACCGAACGCGCGTGTTGAACAATACCGTCGCGATGGGTTCGGATATCGTCAATTATCTTGACGAAGCGCCGATCGATACGCCCTTGTTTCAACAGGGATTTGCCGGGCAGGTTTATCAGCGCGAGCTTTCCGAAGCGGCGATCATCGTCGTCACCAAGGGCGTGGGCGAGCAGACGCTTGCCATGGTCGATCCTTATGACCGTGGCGATACGCTACGCATCAAACCCGAATTGCTGGTGCGCCTGCGCAAGGGCGAAAGCAGCATTGTCACGGATTCGGGGGATCGGATCGAGGCAGTTACGCGCCTTGGCGTGAAGGAAGAGGCCTATCTCTGGGCCGCGCGCGTCGTCGATCCAAAAATGCTGGCCCAATCCGAGCGAGCCCAGACGGTTTCTACCGATTATCGTCGCTTGCTCGAACGGTCTCGTGCGCTCCAGTTACAGTTCAATATCGCCCTACTTGCCATCTCGCTGTTGATCGTGGGCGCGGCGGTATGGATCGCGCTTGCGGTGGCCGACAGGCTGGTGCGTCCGGTAGGCGATCTTGTCGACGCCGCACAGCGTATTGCCGAAGGTGATCTTTCTGCCCGCGTGCCGCAACCGGTGAGTGAGGATGAAATTGGCAGGCTTGCCAATGCCTTCAATCGCATGGCGCATACCATTGATGAACAGACAAGCGCGCTAGACAGCCGGCGCGCGTTCATCGAAGCCGTGCTTTCCAGTGTGACGGCAGGCGTGATTTCGATCGATCATGCACACAAGGTGCGTCTGATCAACAGCTCGGCGGCGGCACTGCTGAAATCGAGTGTTGCGGGAGCAACCGGCCAGGCGCTTGAGGAACTGGCGCCCGAACTCGATGCGCTTGCTGCGGACGAGGATCGGAACGAGATCGTTCAGATCAATGCGGGTGGCGATCCGCGGACGTTGGCGGTGAAGGTTGTCCGCGATGAAGCGGGGCATGTGCTGACTTTCGACGATATCACGCAGCAAGTGCTCGATCAGCGACGCGCGGCCTGGGCCGATGTCGCCCGCCGGATCGCGCATGAAATCAAGAACCCGTTGACGCCGATCCAGCTTGCGGCGGAGCGGCTTCAGCGGCGCTATGGGAAGCAGGTGGAGGATGATCCGTCCACGTTCGCGCGCCTGACCGAGACGATCATCCGCCAGGTGTCCGATCTGCGGAGGATGGTCGACGAATTTTCCTCGTTCGCGCGCATGCCCAAGCCTGTTTTTCGCTCTGAATCGATTACCGACATCGCGCGTCAGGCCCTGTTCCTGCATGAGGTGGCGCATCCCGACACGCGCTTCTCGCTCGAACAGGACGCGGATCAGATGCACATGGTCTGTGATCGCCGTCAAATCGGGCAAGCGCTAACAAACATTGTAAAAAATGCTGTCGAAGCAATTGAACAAAAAAAGGAAAATGATCCTGAATTTTCCGATGGGAAGATCGTCTTATCGATCGCTACGCAGAATGAGGGACGTCAGTTGACCATCTGCATTGCCGATAACGGCATCGGTCTGCCGCAGGAGCGGGACCGGCTTGTCGAGCCCTATGTCACCACGCGCAGCCGAGGAACCGGGCTTGGTCTCGCGATCGTGAAGAAGATCGTCGAGGAGCATTTCGGGAAGATGAGCTTCGCCGACAATCCAGGTGGCGGCACCGTGATTGAAATGACCTTTGATACGGAAATCCTTTCGCGCGTGATTTCCGATGAGAATGCAGGGCTTGTCGCATCGAGTGATGACGCCCCGCTTACCAAATTGACGCATAAAAGGAGCAGCTGA